A single region of the Thermus tengchongensis genome encodes:
- a CDS encoding ABC transporter substrate-binding protein, whose amino-acid sequence MLHQSHFVPSFNPELERQVAAWAAQRGVAARVDFLASRDIPARLAAEAAARSGHDIVQLRNFDAALYRSSLLPLDDVATAVEREHGPWLPIARYVGFVEGRWYGVPWYHWSLPANINVRHFARLGMSPDAVAGLDWNTFLTVAERLHRQGTPVGIAISQTFDANDGLYPILWAFGGRTVNERGEVVIDSDETAAAIEYVKRLFPLMPREVLGWDDADNNRFMLSGVGSWTPNPPSIWATAKLQNLPIAADIDHLPLPRGPRGRFRSTNPLSFGIWNFSPNAELAKDLIRHLLQPENVARQVEASMGYNQPFLRRYTQLPYWRQERALRHYEPVRETLAIPGWPGPAGEGAQLVYVEFIIPQMFARAVTGTPTAEAIRWAERELRARYRS is encoded by the coding sequence ATGCTTCACCAGAGCCACTTCGTTCCCTCTTTTAATCCTGAGCTGGAACGCCAGGTAGCGGCCTGGGCAGCCCAGCGAGGGGTTGCCGCAAGAGTAGACTTCCTGGCTTCCCGGGACATTCCCGCCCGGCTGGCCGCAGAAGCTGCCGCCCGGTCCGGACACGATATCGTGCAGCTCCGCAACTTCGATGCCGCCTTGTACCGATCCTCTCTGTTGCCCTTAGACGATGTGGCTACCGCCGTGGAACGGGAGCACGGGCCCTGGCTTCCCATTGCCCGCTACGTGGGCTTTGTGGAAGGGCGTTGGTACGGAGTGCCCTGGTACCACTGGAGCCTACCGGCCAACATCAACGTGCGCCATTTCGCTCGCTTGGGCATGAGCCCGGATGCTGTGGCTGGGCTGGACTGGAACACCTTCCTGACCGTTGCCGAAAGGCTCCATCGCCAGGGCACCCCGGTGGGCATCGCCATCAGCCAGACCTTCGATGCCAACGACGGCCTTTATCCCATCCTCTGGGCTTTCGGAGGCCGGACGGTCAACGAAAGGGGCGAGGTGGTTATCGACTCCGACGAGACCGCCGCCGCCATTGAGTACGTGAAGCGCCTCTTCCCTCTCATGCCTCGGGAAGTCTTGGGCTGGGACGATGCCGACAACAACCGCTTCATGCTATCCGGTGTGGGCTCCTGGACCCCCAACCCACCCAGCATCTGGGCCACGGCCAAGCTGCAGAACCTGCCCATCGCAGCCGACATCGACCACCTCCCTCTGCCCCGGGGACCCAGGGGCAGGTTCCGCAGTACCAACCCCCTGAGCTTTGGCATCTGGAACTTTTCCCCTAACGCTGAACTGGCCAAGGACCTCATCCGCCATCTCCTTCAACCGGAGAACGTGGCCCGCCAGGTGGAAGCCTCCATGGGCTACAACCAGCCCTTCCTCCGCCGTTACACCCAGCTTCCTTACTGGCGGCAAGAACGCGCTCTACGCCACTATGAACCCGTCCGGGAAACCCTGGCCATACCCGGCTGGCCCGGTCCCGCAGGCGAGGGGGCCCAGCTGGTTTATGTCGAGTTCATCATCCCCCAGATGTTCGCCCGGGCGGTAACCGGTACCCCCACCGCCGAAGCCATCCGCTGGGCCGAGCGCGAGCTTAGGGCCAGGTACCGCAGCTAG
- a CDS encoding carbohydrate ABC transporter permease, with the protein MLRSHRASQNLRLALAWLFVLLTLLFLLFPFYWMALTALKSNRELYDITAMPLWVRDGITLEHFTSLLQGSNFPIWLKNSLLVSTTVTFITLFVSVPAAYAITRLTFPGQNGLALGVFLAYLVPPTLLFIPLARTMVSWGLFDSLGALVAAYPTFTVPFATWLLMGYLKGIPRELEEAAMVDGASRLRALWTVVLPVASPGLVTVTLFAFTLSWGHMIYAMAFVSRSTEKVLPVGLVTEMVRGDVFFWGPLMAGALLAAIPVLLLFAFLTRYFVAGLTAGATKY; encoded by the coding sequence ATGCTTAGGTCCCACCGAGCCTCCCAAAACCTTCGGCTCGCCCTCGCCTGGCTCTTCGTCCTCCTCACCCTTCTCTTCCTCCTCTTCCCTTTCTACTGGATGGCCCTCACCGCCTTGAAGAGCAACCGGGAACTCTACGACATCACCGCCATGCCCCTTTGGGTCCGCGACGGCATCACCCTGGAACACTTTACCTCCCTCCTCCAAGGCTCCAACTTTCCCATTTGGCTCAAAAACTCCCTTCTCGTTTCCACCACCGTCACCTTCATCACCCTCTTTGTCAGTGTTCCCGCCGCCTACGCTATCACCCGCCTCACCTTCCCCGGACAAAACGGCTTGGCCTTAGGCGTCTTCCTGGCCTACCTCGTGCCACCTACCCTCCTCTTCATCCCCTTGGCCCGCACCATGGTCTCCTGGGGGCTTTTCGACAGCCTCGGCGCCCTGGTGGCTGCCTACCCTACCTTCACCGTCCCTTTCGCCACCTGGCTCCTCATGGGCTACCTCAAGGGCATCCCCAGGGAACTGGAAGAAGCGGCCATGGTGGACGGCGCCAGCCGCCTCCGGGCCCTCTGGACTGTGGTCCTCCCCGTGGCCAGCCCAGGGCTAGTGACCGTTACCCTCTTCGCCTTCACCCTCTCCTGGGGACACATGATATACGCTATGGCCTTCGTTTCTCGTAGCACGGAAAAAGTTCTTCCTGTAGGACTGGTCACCGAAATGGTACGAGGAGATGTCTTCTTTTGGGGCCCCCTCATGGCTGGAGCTCTTCTAGCCGCCATTCCCGTCCTGCTTCTCTTCGCCTTCCTCACCCGCTACTTCGTGGCCGGACTGACCGCAGGGGCAACCAAGTACTAA
- a CDS encoding carbohydrate ABC transporter permease, whose amino-acid sequence MALLLILPLILVLGGLIAYPLAYALYLSLTNERIGAGGEFVGLANFRELLQDTTFQQTARNAFVYTVTAVGLKTILGLALALALAALGLRAGWARTLMLLPWVVPISITALAWWWMFDPLYSVLNWGLRNLGQDPVPWLSDSFWARVSVILVNVWRGLPFFAIVFLAGLLSIPRELYEAAEVDGARPWQSFWYITLPLLKPLLGLVVLYSTVMTVADFEIIYILTRGGPMNMTHLFATYAFQVGLQGTLIGKGAAIALFIFPVLAIAAYLTLRLIRRGEEYA is encoded by the coding sequence TTGGCCCTCCTCCTTATTCTCCCTCTCATCCTGGTCCTGGGAGGCCTCATCGCCTACCCCTTAGCCTACGCCCTTTACCTGAGCCTCACCAACGAGCGCATCGGGGCAGGTGGAGAGTTCGTAGGCCTGGCCAACTTCCGCGAGCTCCTACAAGACACCACTTTTCAGCAAACCGCCAGAAACGCCTTCGTCTACACAGTCACCGCCGTAGGCCTCAAAACCATCCTGGGCCTCGCCTTGGCCTTGGCCTTGGCGGCCTTGGGGCTGCGCGCAGGCTGGGCCCGCACCCTCATGCTCCTGCCCTGGGTGGTGCCCATCTCCATCACCGCTCTAGCCTGGTGGTGGATGTTCGACCCCCTTTACAGCGTCCTCAACTGGGGACTAAGAAACCTGGGACAGGACCCTGTTCCCTGGCTCAGCGACTCCTTCTGGGCCCGTGTTTCCGTCATCCTAGTTAACGTCTGGCGAGGACTCCCCTTCTTCGCCATCGTCTTCCTCGCCGGCCTCCTCTCCATACCCCGCGAACTCTACGAGGCCGCCGAGGTGGACGGAGCAAGGCCCTGGCAAAGCTTCTGGTATATCACCCTCCCTCTCCTGAAACCCCTCCTGGGCCTGGTGGTCCTCTACTCCACCGTGATGACCGTGGCTGACTTTGAGATCATCTACATCCTCACGCGGGGAGGTCCCATGAACATGACCCACCTCTTTGCCACCTACGCCTTCCAAGTGGGCCTCCAAGGCACCCTCATCGGCAAGGGGGCCGCCATCGCCCTCTTTATCTTCCCGGTCCTAGCCATCGCTGCTTACCTCACCCTGCGTCTCATCCGCAGAGGAGAAGAGTATGCTTAG